The following are from one region of the Brienomyrus brachyistius isolate T26 chromosome 13, BBRACH_0.4, whole genome shotgun sequence genome:
- the LOC125705804 gene encoding cadherin-11-like isoform X1, producing the protein MWEGLGLRIMLMCLWVGISLHAHTTLDHTHQKHLPLHRHRERSKEGQVLHRTKRGWVWNQFFVIEEYTGPDPVLVGRLHSDVDSGNGNIKYVLSGEGAGTIFVIDDKTGNIHATKTLDREEQAQYTLIAQAVARDTNKPLEPPSQFVVKVQDINDNPPEFLNGPYYASVPEMAGVGTSVIQVTATDADDPTYGNSAMLVYSILQGQPYFSVDPQTGIIRTALPNMDREARQEYDVVIQAKDMGGHMGGLSGTTEVKIVLTDVNDNPPKFPQSVYSMSISEDKVPGEEVGRLKAKDPDLGENGLVTYSLIEGNSMDVFEIVTDSRTQEGIIKLQKAVDFESKRAYTLRVEASNVKVDPHFFAWGPFKDTVTVKVTVEDEDEPPVFTASGYNFEVEENAPEETIVGRVHAKDTDMANKPIRYMIPRYIDLERFFIIDPEYGIIRTTRPLDRESLPWHNISVSAIEIGGHHQDAKVRVNIKVRDVNDNAPELASQNEILLCENVAYGKMIEIISAMDKDEMAPHQHFRFSISPEATGKQNFTVKDNRNSTASLYVTRKDFSKTTQDVYLLPIRISDSGSPPMSSTSTVILRVCSCDARDTILSCNAQHFILPAGLSMGALIAILACIVVLLAIVVLFVALHRQKNEPLMVFKEEDIRENIITYDDEGGGEADTEAFDIATLQNPDGANGFLPRKDMKPELQYPVQQRLEQATSDVDVNCFIRNHLCDVDNDPNAPPYDSIQVYGYEGQGSVAGSLSSLETTTNDSDLNYDYLQIWGPPFKKLADLYGTKDSVNNKL; encoded by the exons ATGTGGGAAGGACTGGGCCTACGGATTATGCTTATGTGTTTGTGGGTGGGGATTTCTCTCCACGCCCACACAACATTGGACCACACCCACCAGAAGCATCTACCACTCCATAGGCACAGAGAGAGAAGCAAAGAAGGGCAGGTCCTACACCGCACAAAAAGGGGCTGGGTTTGGAACCAGTTCTTTGTTATTGAAGAGTATACTGGACCAGACCCTGTGCTAGTAGGCCGG CTACACTCGGACGTCGACTCCGGCAATGGAAACATCAAGTATGTTCTTTCTGGAGAGGGAGCAGGCACGATCTTTGTCATTGATGACAAAACAGGGAACATTCATGCCACAAAGACTTTAGACCGGGAGGAGCAGGCCCAGTACACTCTAATTGCACAAGCAGTGGCTCGAGACACCAACAAGCCCCTGGAACCACCGTCACAGTTTGTGGTTAAGGTGCAGGACATCAATGACAACCCTCCAGAGTTCCTCAATGGCCCTTACTATGCCAGCGTCCCTGAAATGGCTGGTGTTG GTACTTCAGTGATACAGGTGACAGCTACTGACGCTGATGATCCAACATACGGAAACAGTGCAATGTTGGTTTACAGCATCCTCCAGGGTCAACCCTACTTCTCAGTGGATCCGCAGACAG GTATCATCAGAACAGCCCTACCAAATATGGACAGGGAGGCCCGGCAAGAATATGATGTGGTCATCCAGGCTAAGGACATGGGAGGTCATATGGGCGGACTGTCTGGCACAACAGAAGTCAAAATTGTCCTCACGGATGTCAATGACAACCCTCCAAAGTTCCCTCAGA GTGTGTACTCCATGTCCATCTCAGAAGATAAAGTTCCGGGTGAGGAGGTAGGCAGGCTGAAAGCCAAGGACCCAGACCTTGGGGAGAATGGCTTGGTGACATACAGTTTGATTGAAGGCAACAGCATGGACGTCTTCGAGATTGTCACAGACTCTCGTACCCAAGAAGGCATCATAAAACTGCAGAAG GCCGTCGATTTTGAAAGCAAGCGAGCATACACCCTACGGGTGGAGGCATCGAACGTGAAAGTGGACCCACATTTCTTCGCCTGGGGGCCCTTCAAAGACACGGTTACTGTGAAGGTCACAGTAGAGGATGAGGATGAGCCACCAGTCTTCACTGCATCTGGCTACAACTTTGAGGTGGAGGAGAATGCACCAGAAGAGACCATTGTGGGGCGAGTCCATGCCAAGGACACGGATATGGCCAACAAACCCATCAG GTATATGATTCCCCGCTACATTGACCTGGAACGATTCTTCATCATTGACCCAGAATATGGAATTATCAGAACAACAAGGCCACTGGACCGTGAATCTTTGCCTTGGCACAACATCTCTGTAAGCGCCATTGAAATCG GTGGCCATCATCAGGATGCTAAAGTGCGTGTCAACATCAAAGTAAGAGACGTGAATGATAATGCTCCAGAACTGGCCTCACAAAATGAAATTCTTTTGTGTGAAAATGTAGCATATGGCAAA ATGATCGAGATCATAAGCGCCATGGACAAGGATGAAATGGCCCCGCATCAGCATTTCCGCTTCAGCATTTCCCCAGAGGCCACTGGCAAACAAAACTTCACTGTCAAGGATAACCGAA ACAGCACCGCCAGTCTCTACGTGACCCGGAAGGACTTCAGCAAGACGACCCAAGATGTTTACCTCCTGCCAATCAGGATCAGCGATAGCGGCAGCCCTCCCATGAGCAGTACCAGCACTGTGATCTTGCGAGTGTGCAGTTGTGATGCCAGGGATACCATCCTCTCCTGCAATGCACAGCATTTCATTTTGCCAGCGGGACTCAGCATGGGCGCCCTCATCGCCATCTTGGCCTGCATTGTAGTCTTGCTGG CCATTGTAGTTTTATTTGTGGCGCTGCACAGGCAGAAGAATGAGCCCCTCATGGTGTTTAAGGAAGAGGACATTCGGGAAAACATCATTACGTACGACGACGAGGGTGGTGGCGAGGCTGACACTGAGGCCTTTGACATTGCTACACTACAGAACCCCGATGGGGCCAACGGTTTCCTGCCTCGGAAGGACATGAAACCAGAGCTGCAGTACCCAGTTCAACAGAGGCTAGAGCAGGCGACTAGCGACGTGGATGTGAACTGCTTCATAAGAAACCACCTCTGCGATGTCGACAATGACCCCAATGCCCCTCCGTATGACTCCATTCAGGTGTATGGTTACGAGGGCCAGGGCTCTGTCGCTGGCTCCCTAAGCTCCTTGGAAACCACCACAAACGACTCAGACCTGAACTATGACTACCTCCAAATCTGGGGACCACCGTTCAAAAAATTAGCCGATCTCTATGGCACCAAAGACTCTGTCAACAACAAATTGTAA
- the LOC125705804 gene encoding cadherin-11-like isoform X2: MWEGLGLRIMLMCLWVGISLHAHTTLDHTHQKHLPLHRHRERSKEGQVLHRTKRGWVWNQFFVIEEYTGPDPVLVGRLHSDVDSGNGNIKYVLSGEGAGTIFVIDDKTGNIHATKTLDREEQAQYTLIAQAVARDTNKPLEPPSQFVVKVQDINDNPPEFLNGPYYASVPEMAGVGTSVIQVTATDADDPTYGNSAMLVYSILQGQPYFSVDPQTGIIRTALPNMDREARQEYDVVIQAKDMGGHMGGLSGTTEVKIVLTDVNDNPPKFPQSVYSMSISEDKVPGEEVGRLKAKDPDLGENGLVTYSLIEGNSMDVFEIVTDSRTQEGIIKLQKAVDFESKRAYTLRVEASNVKVDPHFFAWGPFKDTVTVKVTVEDEDEPPVFTASGYNFEVEENAPEETIVGRVHAKDTDMANKPIRYMIPRYIDLERFFIIDPEYGIIRTTRPLDRESLPWHNISVSAIEIGGHHQDAKVRVNIKVRDVNDNAPELASQNEILLCENVAYGKMIEIISAMDKDEMAPHQHFRFSISPEATGKQNFTVKDNRNSTASLYVTRKDFSKTTQDVYLLPIRISDSGSPPMSSTSTVILRVCSCDARDTILSCNAQHFILPAGLSMGALIAILACIVVLLGRRMSPSWCLRKRTFGKTSLRTTTRVVARLTLRPLTLLHYRTPMGPTVSCLGRT, encoded by the exons ATGTGGGAAGGACTGGGCCTACGGATTATGCTTATGTGTTTGTGGGTGGGGATTTCTCTCCACGCCCACACAACATTGGACCACACCCACCAGAAGCATCTACCACTCCATAGGCACAGAGAGAGAAGCAAAGAAGGGCAGGTCCTACACCGCACAAAAAGGGGCTGGGTTTGGAACCAGTTCTTTGTTATTGAAGAGTATACTGGACCAGACCCTGTGCTAGTAGGCCGG CTACACTCGGACGTCGACTCCGGCAATGGAAACATCAAGTATGTTCTTTCTGGAGAGGGAGCAGGCACGATCTTTGTCATTGATGACAAAACAGGGAACATTCATGCCACAAAGACTTTAGACCGGGAGGAGCAGGCCCAGTACACTCTAATTGCACAAGCAGTGGCTCGAGACACCAACAAGCCCCTGGAACCACCGTCACAGTTTGTGGTTAAGGTGCAGGACATCAATGACAACCCTCCAGAGTTCCTCAATGGCCCTTACTATGCCAGCGTCCCTGAAATGGCTGGTGTTG GTACTTCAGTGATACAGGTGACAGCTACTGACGCTGATGATCCAACATACGGAAACAGTGCAATGTTGGTTTACAGCATCCTCCAGGGTCAACCCTACTTCTCAGTGGATCCGCAGACAG GTATCATCAGAACAGCCCTACCAAATATGGACAGGGAGGCCCGGCAAGAATATGATGTGGTCATCCAGGCTAAGGACATGGGAGGTCATATGGGCGGACTGTCTGGCACAACAGAAGTCAAAATTGTCCTCACGGATGTCAATGACAACCCTCCAAAGTTCCCTCAGA GTGTGTACTCCATGTCCATCTCAGAAGATAAAGTTCCGGGTGAGGAGGTAGGCAGGCTGAAAGCCAAGGACCCAGACCTTGGGGAGAATGGCTTGGTGACATACAGTTTGATTGAAGGCAACAGCATGGACGTCTTCGAGATTGTCACAGACTCTCGTACCCAAGAAGGCATCATAAAACTGCAGAAG GCCGTCGATTTTGAAAGCAAGCGAGCATACACCCTACGGGTGGAGGCATCGAACGTGAAAGTGGACCCACATTTCTTCGCCTGGGGGCCCTTCAAAGACACGGTTACTGTGAAGGTCACAGTAGAGGATGAGGATGAGCCACCAGTCTTCACTGCATCTGGCTACAACTTTGAGGTGGAGGAGAATGCACCAGAAGAGACCATTGTGGGGCGAGTCCATGCCAAGGACACGGATATGGCCAACAAACCCATCAG GTATATGATTCCCCGCTACATTGACCTGGAACGATTCTTCATCATTGACCCAGAATATGGAATTATCAGAACAACAAGGCCACTGGACCGTGAATCTTTGCCTTGGCACAACATCTCTGTAAGCGCCATTGAAATCG GTGGCCATCATCAGGATGCTAAAGTGCGTGTCAACATCAAAGTAAGAGACGTGAATGATAATGCTCCAGAACTGGCCTCACAAAATGAAATTCTTTTGTGTGAAAATGTAGCATATGGCAAA ATGATCGAGATCATAAGCGCCATGGACAAGGATGAAATGGCCCCGCATCAGCATTTCCGCTTCAGCATTTCCCCAGAGGCCACTGGCAAACAAAACTTCACTGTCAAGGATAACCGAA ACAGCACCGCCAGTCTCTACGTGACCCGGAAGGACTTCAGCAAGACGACCCAAGATGTTTACCTCCTGCCAATCAGGATCAGCGATAGCGGCAGCCCTCCCATGAGCAGTACCAGCACTGTGATCTTGCGAGTGTGCAGTTGTGATGCCAGGGATACCATCCTCTCCTGCAATGCACAGCATTTCATTTTGCCAGCGGGACTCAGCATGGGCGCCCTCATCGCCATCTTGGCCTGCATTGTAGTCTTGCTGG GCAGAAGAATGAGCCCCTCATGGTGTTTAAGGAAGAGGACATTCGGGAAAACATCATTACGTACGACGACGAGGGTGGTGGCGAGGCTGACACTGAGGCCTTTGACATTGCTACACTACAGAACCCCGATGGGGCCAACGGTTTCCTGCCTCGGAAGGACATGA